The proteins below are encoded in one region of Puntigrus tetrazona isolate hp1 chromosome 5, ASM1883169v1, whole genome shotgun sequence:
- the pebp1 gene encoding phosphatidylethanolamine-binding protein 1: MPVDINEWTGSLALTEVEEQPAKPLTVRYGSLEIDALGKVFTPTQVQGRPASIDWDGCDPGKLYTLAMTDPDAPSRKEPKFREWHHFLVVNMKGNDITSGCVMSDYVGAGPPKGTGLHRYVWLVYEQSESISCSEAVLTNRSGDSRGKFKIQSFRKKYGLGAPVAGSCFQAEWDDYVPKLYQQLAGK; the protein is encoded by the exons ATGCCTGTAGATATTAATGAATGGACGGGTTCTCTTGCGCTTACAGAGGTGGAGGAACAGCCGGCCAAGCCTCTAACTGTCAGATATGGCTCTTTGGAAATCGACGCTCTGGGGAAAGTGTTCACTCCCACTCAG GTTCAGGGTCGGCCCGCGTCCATCGACTGGGACGGATGTGACCCCGGGAAGCTGTACACGCTGGCCATGACCGATCCAGATGCACCCAGCCGAAAAGAGCCCAAGTTTCG GGAATGGCATCACTTCCTCGTCGTCAACATGAAAGGAAATGACATCACCAGTGGATGTGTCATGTCTGACTATGTCGGTGCGGGACCTCCGAAGGGAACAG GCCTCCATCGTTACGTGTGGCTGGTCTATGAACAGTCAGAGAGCATCAGCTGCAGCGAAGCGGTCCTCACCAACCGCTCCGGAGACAGCCGCGGGAAGTTCAAGATCCAGAGCTTCCGCAAGAAGTACGGCCTCGGGGCTCCGGTCGCAGGCTCTTGCTTCCAGGCCGAGTGGGACGACTACGTGCCCAAACTTTACCAACAGCTTGCCGGCAAATAG
- the txnrd2.2 gene encoding thioredoxin reductase 2, tandem duplicate 2 isoform X3 — MAAFSRGRQRIRTLYCFKTLIFTRNYTAGKFDYDLVVIGGGSGGLACSKEAAQLGQRVAVLDYVEPSLKGTKWGLGGTCVNVGCIPKKLMHQAALLGTAVKDARKYGWQIPESPSHDWSTMAEAVQNHVKSLNWGHRVQLQDKKVKYLNTKGGLVDEHTVRAVNAKGKETTMTAKNIVFATGGRPKYPAHVPGAVEFGITSDDVFWLKESPKKTLVVGASYVALECAGFLTGIGLDTTVMVRSIALRGFDQQMSGLVTDYMEAYGTKFSWRCTPKQVKKLPSGLLQVTWMDLNTKEEHRDTFHSVLWAVAF, encoded by the exons ATGGCCGCCTTCAGCAGAGGAAGGCAGAGGATAAGAACTCTCTACTGTTTTAAGACTTTAATATTTACAAGAAACTATACAG CTGGTAAATTCGATTATGATCTGGTGGTCATTGGTGGAGGCTCTGGAGGACTGGCATGTTCAAAAGAAG cCGCCCAATTAGGACAGAGAGTTGCTGTCTTGGACTATGTTGAACCTTCACTCAAAG GCACTAAATGGGGTCTCGGTGGCACCTGTGTGAATGTCGGCTGTATTCCAAAGAAGCTTATGCATCAGGCGGCGCTGCTTGGCACGGCTGTCAAAGATGCTAGGAAGTACGGCTGGCAAATCCCAGAATCCCCGTCACATGACTG GTCAACAATGGCCGAGGCTGTCCAGAACCACGTGAAGTCTCTAAACTGGGGTCATAGAGTTCAACTACAGGACAA GAAGGTGAAATATTTGAATACGAAGGGCGGTCTGGTGGATGAGCACACTGTCAGAGCTGTAAATGCCAAAGGGAAAGAG ACGACAATGACCGCTAAAAACATTGTGTTTGCGACTGGTGGGAGGCCAAAGTACCCTGcacat GTCCCAGGAGCCGTGGAGTTCGGGATCACGAGTGACGACGTTTTCTGGCTCAAAGAGTCTCCAAAAAAGAC gTTGGTTGTTGGTGCCAGTT atGTAGCGTTGGAGTGTGCCGGTTTCCTGACAGGCATCGGTCTGGACACCACTGTGATGGTCCGCAGCATCGCCCTCCGGGGCTTTGATCAG CAAATGTCTGGTTTAGTCACAGACTACATGGAGGCCTATGGCACTAAGTTTTCCTGGAGGTGTACACCGAAACAAGTGAAAAAGCTGCCCTCCGGGCTTCTTCAGGTCACATGGATGGATCTAAACACTAAAGAGGAGCATCGAGACACGTTTCACTCGGTGCTTTGGGCTGTAG